A single region of the Pontimicrobium sp. SW4 genome encodes:
- a CDS encoding glyoxalase: MIDRDLDLKRIRPDFMTTTINDGMSTDERFQNLVLRPIIQLQNSLFVEVFKNYVAKHKNVFYDLSVDKRIDYIGNAIHKDMKFRNSLKGMIIGLFTVEEYKLYIKNSSALNKRMMNIVKERLIDNVQVISDTTTLTAV, encoded by the coding sequence ATGATTGATAGAGACCTTGACCTAAAACGTATTCGCCCTGATTTTATGACAACTACAATCAATGATGGGATGTCTACCGACGAGCGCTTTCAAAACCTAGTATTGCGTCCAATTATTCAACTTCAAAATAGTTTATTTGTTGAAGTTTTTAAAAACTATGTAGCCAAGCATAAAAATGTATTTTATGACTTATCTGTAGACAAACGCATAGATTATATTGGCAATGCCATTCATAAAGACATGAAATTTAGAAATAGCCTTAAAGGGATGATTATAGGCTTATTTACGGTTGAAGAATACAAATTATATATTAAAAATTCATCAGCTTTGAATAAACGAATGATGAACATTGTTAAAGAACGTTTAATTGATAACGTTCAGGTAATCTCAGATACTACAACACTAACCGCTGTTTAA
- a CDS encoding tRNA pseudouridine(38-40) synthase TruA, producing the protein MFINKYFYLIKFQYLGYRFHGWQKQPKVKTIHLMIDRTFKYILEDKYFKTLAAGRTDAMVSANEAAFELFLHHKIDDEIEFLKLFNYNLPQDIRALSITEVDEDFNIIQSSKTKEYIYLFTYGEKGHPFCASIMTTILDDLDIELMKKGATLFQGKHNFKTYCYKATNEGVYNRTLNICELTENTLYTASFFPKNTYTLRVVGKGFGRNQIRLMMGALIKLGRGEITLDYIRESLQPNSTEVMDYIAPASGLILNRIEFE; encoded by the coding sequence ATGTTTATTAATAAGTATTTCTATCTCATAAAATTCCAGTATTTAGGCTACCGATTTCATGGTTGGCAAAAACAACCTAAGGTTAAAACTATTCATTTAATGATTGATAGAACGTTTAAGTACATTCTTGAAGATAAATATTTTAAAACCTTAGCTGCGGGACGTACCGATGCTATGGTGTCGGCCAACGAAGCTGCTTTTGAATTGTTTTTGCATCATAAAATTGATGATGAAATCGAGTTTCTTAAACTGTTCAATTATAATTTACCTCAAGACATACGTGCTTTGTCAATAACAGAGGTCGATGAAGATTTTAATATTATTCAAAGCTCAAAAACAAAGGAGTATATATATTTATTCACTTATGGTGAAAAAGGCCATCCATTTTGTGCTTCCATAATGACAACCATTTTAGATGACTTAGATATTGAACTTATGAAAAAAGGTGCGACTTTATTTCAAGGTAAGCACAACTTTAAAACCTATTGCTATAAGGCTACAAATGAAGGTGTATATAATAGAACTCTAAATATATGTGAGCTTACAGAAAACACGTTATATACTGCTAGTTTTTTTCCTAAAAACACATATACTTTAAGAGTTGTTGGTAAAGGTTTTGGAAGAAATCAAATACGATTAATGATGGGAGCACTAATCAAGTTAGGTCGTGGGGAAATAACATTGGATTATATTCGAGAAAGTTTGCAACCCAATAGTACTGAAGTGATGGATTATATTGCTCCAGCTTCTGGATTAATTCTTAACAGAATAGAATTTGAATAG
- a CDS encoding DUF1853 family protein: protein MTLTTKQIQQHFDGFLQTPSLWENSAIYNLHQFSIPQKSLQINSQIDTKLRLGKYIERFVSFQLQQEKTTHLLAENIQIKRDNVTLGEIDCLLVKDKKPLHLEVIYKFYLYDVSVGNTEIEHFIGPNRKDTLVEKLNKLRQKQLPLLYSKECQSYLKTLDLNALEIEQQVYFKAQLFVPYSKKEMQLETLNQECISGFYIYKYEIEQFTTYKFYIPTKKDWLIVPHPNVNWVNFNVFEHEINIYFIREFSPMVWVKHPSGDIEKLFFVWW from the coding sequence ATGACACTAACTACAAAACAAATACAACAGCATTTTGATGGTTTTTTACAGACACCTAGTTTGTGGGAGAATAGTGCTATTTATAATTTGCATCAGTTTAGTATTCCCCAAAAGTCTCTACAAATAAATTCACAAATTGACACGAAATTGCGTCTAGGGAAATATATTGAGCGCTTTGTTTCTTTTCAATTACAGCAAGAAAAAACTACACATTTGCTTGCAGAAAACATACAAATTAAAAGAGATAATGTAACATTAGGCGAAATAGATTGCCTACTTGTTAAAGATAAAAAGCCATTACATTTAGAGGTTATTTATAAGTTTTATTTGTACGATGTTTCAGTTGGTAATACTGAAATAGAACATTTTATAGGGCCAAATAGAAAAGATACTTTAGTAGAAAAACTAAACAAATTGAGGCAAAAACAGTTACCACTGCTCTACTCTAAGGAATGCCAATCCTATTTAAAAACCCTTGATTTAAATGCATTAGAAATTGAACAACAAGTATATTTTAAAGCTCAATTATTTGTTCCATACTCAAAAAAAGAAATGCAACTGGAAACTTTAAATCAAGAATGTATTAGCGGTTTTTACATCTATAAATACGAAATAGAGCAGTTTACAACTTACAAATTTTACATACCAACAAAAAAAGATTGGCTAATAGTACCACACCCAAATGTAAACTGGGTTAACTTTAATGTTTTTGAGCATGAAATAAACATCTATTTTATACGTGAATTTTCACCTATGGTTTGGGTAAAA
- a CDS encoding DUF2461 domain-containing protein produces MNETIPREVFDFFKRLDKNNNRDWFNENKPEFKELEKEVKQFYNQLFERINTHDEVDKLKIFRIYRDVRFSKDKTPYKTHFGGSVHRKKPELRGGYYLHIEPNNESFIATGFWEPHKDDLFRIRKEFEMDASEMRKIMSNKKFKSVWGDLVGDELKTAPKGFDKEHENIDLIKKKMYIFTRKFTDKEVTSKDFLDTVDDSFKAIRPFFNYMSDVLTTNLNGESLI; encoded by the coding sequence ATGAACGAAACAATACCAAGAGAAGTATTTGATTTTTTTAAACGTTTAGATAAAAATAATAATCGTGATTGGTTTAATGAGAATAAACCAGAATTCAAAGAATTGGAAAAAGAAGTTAAACAGTTTTATAATCAATTATTTGAACGTATAAATACTCATGACGAGGTTGATAAATTAAAAATATTTAGAATTTATCGAGACGTACGTTTTTCAAAAGACAAAACACCCTATAAAACGCATTTTGGAGGAAGTGTTCATCGTAAAAAACCAGAACTAAGAGGTGGTTACTATTTACATATTGAGCCTAACAACGAAAGCTTTATTGCAACGGGTTTTTGGGAGCCACATAAAGATGATTTATTTCGAATTAGAAAAGAGTTTGAAATGGATGCTTCAGAAATGAGAAAAATAATGAGTAATAAGAAGTTCAAATCTGTTTGGGGAGATTTAGTTGGCGATGAATTGAAAACGGCACCTAAAGGATTTGATAAGGAACATGAAAACATCGACCTTATTAAAAAGAAAATGTACATTTTTACACGAAAATTTACTGATAAAGAGGTAACATCAAAAGATTTTCTGGATACCGTTGATGACTCGTTTAAAGCCATAAGACCGTTTTTTAATTATATGAGTGATGTACTCACAACCAATCTTAATGGTGAGTCATTGATTTAA